A genomic stretch from Heliangelus exortis chromosome 23, bHelExo1.hap1, whole genome shotgun sequence includes:
- the ERRFI1 gene encoding ERBB receptor feedback inhibitor 1 isoform X1, translated as MSTAGVAAQEMRVSLKTGFLHTGQGMGSLKTCWGRHNGFENTYFNVDPLAVAYNLNPSTEQHLTSIGRSPNHASMNDHSFAESCIQVPAEKSSPPPVSPKNEQPVSKYEERFVPSFSKLSLTMGCVSEETPPHMPMKNGPIQFLSTSSNDRSSRPLPPLPVPEDPTPDEVDREVEFLTSSDTDFLLEDYELPPFKSSTPSRRSFRGCGQINYAYFDTPTGPKPEDANPTQSLNGYISSIYPPPQQLHRRLRRSHSGPAGSLNKPVVRLSGHLNRASPNSDEDKPEVPPRVPIPPRALKPDYRRWSAEVASSAYSDEDRPPKVPPREPLSCSNSRTPSPKSLPSYLNGVMPPTQSFAPDPKYVSSKALQRQNSEGSSNRVPCILPIIENGKKASSTHYYLLPERPPYLDKYEKFFREAEESGSNTEVQSWPGDCTATSAPIKLDSKPRMDIAGHLKRKHLSYVVSP; from the exons ATGTCAACTGCAGGAGTTGCTGCTCAGGAGATGAGAGTCTCATTAAAAACTGGATTCCTTCACACTGGTCAAGGCATGGGGAGTCTGAAAACCTGCTGGGGTAGGCACAATGGATTTGAAAA tacttacTTTAATGTGGACCCTCTAGCAGTGGCATATAACTTGAATCCATCAACAGAGCAACATTTAACATCCATTG GGCGCTCTCCCAACCATGCTTCCATGAACGACCACAGCTTTGCTGAAAGCTGCATCCAGGTCCCAGCTGAGAAATCCAGTCCCCCTCCTGTAAGTCCCAAAAATGAACAGCCAGTTTCCAAATATGAAGAGCGTTTTGTTCCCAGCTTCAGTAAACTGTCCTTAACCATGGGCTGTGTTTCAGAGGAAACACCACCTCACATGCCAATGAAAAATGGGCCAATTCAGTTCCTTTCCACATCTTCCAATGACCGTAGCTCCAGGCCACTTCCCCCTCTGCCTGTTCCTGAGGATCCTACTCCAGATGAGGTAGACAGAGAGGTGGAATTCCTGACTAGCTCAGACACTGACTTTTTGTTAGAGGATTATGAACTTCCTCCTTTTAAATCCAGTACTCCGAGCCGGCGGAGTTTCAGGGGCTGTGGACAGATCAACTATGCCTACTTTGACACTCCAACAGGACCAAAACCAGAAGATGCCAACCCTACACAAAGCCTAAATGGATACATATCCAGTATTTATCCTcctccacagcagctgcatcGACGTTTGCGGAGGTCCCACTCTGGACCTGCTGGATCCCTTAACAAACCAGTAGTAAGACTTTCTGGACACCTAAACAGGGCTTCTCCAAACTCTGATGAAGATAAACCAGAGGTTCCACCAAGAGTTCCCATACCTCCGAGGGCTCTCAAACCAGATTACAGAAGGTGGTCAGCAGAAGTTGCTTCTAGTGCATACAGTGATGAGGACAGGCCCCCAAAAGTGCCCCCGAGAGAACCTTTGTCGTGCAGCAACTCCCGCACTCCGAGTCCCAAAAGCCTCCCGTCATACCTCAACGGGGTTATGCCCCCCACCCAGAGTTTTGCACCTGATCCTAAGTATGTCAGCAGCAAAGCTCTACAAAGACAAAACAGTGAAGGATCTTCCAACAGGGTCCCTTGCATTCTTCCAATTATTGAAAATGGGAAGAAGGCCAGTTCCACACACTACTACCTGCTTCCTGAGAGGCCTCCGTATTTGGACAAGTATGAGAAATTcttcagagaagcagaagaaagtgGCTCTAACACAGAGGTTCAGTCCTGGCCTGGTGACTGCACAGCCACTTCAGCCCCCATAAAGCTGGACTCCAAACCTAGAATGGACATAGCTGgtcatctgaaaagaaaacacctcTCTTATGTTGTTTCCCCATAG
- the ERRFI1 gene encoding ERBB receptor feedback inhibitor 1 isoform X2 — translation MNDHSFAESCIQVPAEKSSPPPVSPKNEQPVSKYEERFVPSFSKLSLTMGCVSEETPPHMPMKNGPIQFLSTSSNDRSSRPLPPLPVPEDPTPDEVDREVEFLTSSDTDFLLEDYELPPFKSSTPSRRSFRGCGQINYAYFDTPTGPKPEDANPTQSLNGYISSIYPPPQQLHRRLRRSHSGPAGSLNKPVVRLSGHLNRASPNSDEDKPEVPPRVPIPPRALKPDYRRWSAEVASSAYSDEDRPPKVPPREPLSCSNSRTPSPKSLPSYLNGVMPPTQSFAPDPKYVSSKALQRQNSEGSSNRVPCILPIIENGKKASSTHYYLLPERPPYLDKYEKFFREAEESGSNTEVQSWPGDCTATSAPIKLDSKPRMDIAGHLKRKHLSYVVSP, via the coding sequence ATGAACGACCACAGCTTTGCTGAAAGCTGCATCCAGGTCCCAGCTGAGAAATCCAGTCCCCCTCCTGTAAGTCCCAAAAATGAACAGCCAGTTTCCAAATATGAAGAGCGTTTTGTTCCCAGCTTCAGTAAACTGTCCTTAACCATGGGCTGTGTTTCAGAGGAAACACCACCTCACATGCCAATGAAAAATGGGCCAATTCAGTTCCTTTCCACATCTTCCAATGACCGTAGCTCCAGGCCACTTCCCCCTCTGCCTGTTCCTGAGGATCCTACTCCAGATGAGGTAGACAGAGAGGTGGAATTCCTGACTAGCTCAGACACTGACTTTTTGTTAGAGGATTATGAACTTCCTCCTTTTAAATCCAGTACTCCGAGCCGGCGGAGTTTCAGGGGCTGTGGACAGATCAACTATGCCTACTTTGACACTCCAACAGGACCAAAACCAGAAGATGCCAACCCTACACAAAGCCTAAATGGATACATATCCAGTATTTATCCTcctccacagcagctgcatcGACGTTTGCGGAGGTCCCACTCTGGACCTGCTGGATCCCTTAACAAACCAGTAGTAAGACTTTCTGGACACCTAAACAGGGCTTCTCCAAACTCTGATGAAGATAAACCAGAGGTTCCACCAAGAGTTCCCATACCTCCGAGGGCTCTCAAACCAGATTACAGAAGGTGGTCAGCAGAAGTTGCTTCTAGTGCATACAGTGATGAGGACAGGCCCCCAAAAGTGCCCCCGAGAGAACCTTTGTCGTGCAGCAACTCCCGCACTCCGAGTCCCAAAAGCCTCCCGTCATACCTCAACGGGGTTATGCCCCCCACCCAGAGTTTTGCACCTGATCCTAAGTATGTCAGCAGCAAAGCTCTACAAAGACAAAACAGTGAAGGATCTTCCAACAGGGTCCCTTGCATTCTTCCAATTATTGAAAATGGGAAGAAGGCCAGTTCCACACACTACTACCTGCTTCCTGAGAGGCCTCCGTATTTGGACAAGTATGAGAAATTcttcagagaagcagaagaaagtgGCTCTAACACAGAGGTTCAGTCCTGGCCTGGTGACTGCACAGCCACTTCAGCCCCCATAAAGCTGGACTCCAAACCTAGAATGGACATAGCTGgtcatctgaaaagaaaacacctcTCTTATGTTGTTTCCCCATAG